In Gopherus evgoodei ecotype Sinaloan lineage chromosome 10, rGopEvg1_v1.p, whole genome shotgun sequence, a single window of DNA contains:
- the UBE2I gene encoding SUMO-conjugating enzyme UBC9 — protein sequence MSGIALSRLAQERKAWRKDHPFGFVAVPTKNPDGTMNLMNWECAIPGKKGTPWEGGLFKLRMLFKDDYPSSPPKCKFEPPLFHPNVYPSGTVCLSILEEDKDWRPAITIKQILLGIQELLNEPNIQDPAQAEAYTIYCQNRVEYEKRVRAQAKKFAPS from the exons ATGTCTGGAATAGCCCTCAGCAGACTTGCACAGGAGAGGAAAGCTTGGAGAAAAGACCATCCATTT GGATTTGTAGCAGTACCTACAAAAAATCCAGATGGCACGATGAATCTCATGAATTGGGAATGTGCTATTCCAGGAAAGAAAGGG ACACCATGGGAAGGAGGCTTATTTAAACTTCGGATGCTTTTCAAGGATGActatccctcctcacccccaaaat GTAAATTTGAACCACCATTATTCCACCCAAATGTGTATCCTTCAGGCACAGTGTGCCTCTCCATCTTAGAGGAGGATAAGGATTGGAGGCCAGCAATCACAATTAAACAG ATCTTGTTAGGAATACAAGAACTTCTAAATGAACCAAATATTCAAGACCCAGCTCAAGCAGAGGCTTACACAATTTACTG CCAAAACAGAGTGGAATATGAAAAGAGGGTTCGAGCACAAGCCAAGAAGTTTGCGCCATCATAA
- the LOC115659025 gene encoding zinc finger and SCAN domain-containing protein 20-like produces MAAPCDKCSPAWNNVDLLSIWREEAMQSQLRFCQKNFSTYRQISQNLCKKRYDWDMLQCRVKLKVLRHAYQKTREANHCSGAAPQTCHFYMELDATRGDPTSTAKSSMDSSAGLELAENGPNPEDEVINQEVELDNHVEPTAGLPCGVSSQELFSTPEVSSQSQQSHSNKQEAEEEIAEAFPTHWWSTSAG; encoded by the exons ATGGCAGCTCCATGTGACAAATGCTCTCCCGCTTGGAACAATGTGGATCTGCTCAGTATTTGGAGAGAGGAGGctatgcagtcccagctgcgcttcTGCCAGAAGAATTTCAgtacctacagacagatttctCAAAACCTGTGCAAAAAGCGCTATGACTGGGACATGTTGCAGTGCAGAGTAAAACTCAAGGTGCTGAGGCATgcgtaccagaagacaagggaggctaACCATTGCTCCGGTGCTGCACCACAGACCTGCCATTTTTATATGGAGTTGGATGCTACTCGTGGTGACCCAACTTCCACTGCCAAGAGCTCCATGGATTCttcagcagggctggagctggcagAAAATGGACCTAACCCAGAGGATGAAGTTATCAATCAAGAAGTGGAGTTAGACAACCACGTGGAGCCCACAGCAGGGTTGCCGTGTGGTGTGTCCAGTCAGGAGCTGTTCTCCACTCCAgaggtgtctagccagtctcagcagtcACATTCCAACAAGCAAGAAGCAGAAGAGGAGATCGCTG AGGCATTCCCTACACACTGGTGGAGCACCTCTGCTGGATAA